GCTTGTCGGGGCTGAACAAGGCGCTTGCGCTTTTCTTAGAAAAACTGAAGACGAATGTACCCGTACTGGCGAAGAAAAGGAGATTAAGGTAACGGGAAGATGGGGTATGTCCCCGTACAGGGGCAAAAAGAGCTTTAGGCCAAAATCCAAAGAACACATTTCCGAAGAAGCAGGCGGGGAACAAATAAATGATGGCTAAAAATAGTTTTTCCAGAGACATTTTCTTACCTTGAAACATAAATTTAATTATTGGAGTGTGGATGTTGTGAAGAGAATACAGCTTAGTTTTGATGAACTTGTTAAAAAGAACAAGGAAGAATTGTTAGCAGACCAAAAGCGGATCGAGATTATCGAGAAGCGGCTTGATGACAAATACACCAACACAAAAAAGTAAATAGACGGAGGAACAGGATGTTACTACGGAAGTATATGTCTTTGCTAGGGGTAGGCTCCGCCCAGATCGATCTGATTTTGGAGAAGGATGTTTTAATCCCTGGTGATCCGGTGAATGGGAAGTTTTTGATTAAGGGCGGGACGGTTGACCAGGACCTCCAGCTCATAGAGTGTGCCCTTGTCATGGTTAATTTGAAGACAGAAGCAGAAACCGTACTGGATAAGGTATTATTCGATGTACAGTTGAGGATTCAGCCAGATGGGGACGATATGGTGCCGTTCAGCTTTCTGCTGCCGCTGGATGTCCCTCCTTCAAGCAAGGATATCTCTTATCATTTTAAAACAAAGCTGGTCTTTAAACAGGGAGTTGAAAGCTGGGACGAAGACATGATCAAGGTGGTGAAAGGCTGAACTGTGGAATCTGTGCGTATGGAAAAAACTGTCCCCGCCTTTCTGGACCACGGTGAGAGGAGCGGAAAAATGAATCACTATAAACATCTTGCAGATAGTGTAGTTTATTCAACCCGAGGATTAAAAGCAGCTTTGATTCATAAAGCTCCATCACTAAAGCTGATTGGAGAGGGAAGAAGTGCGTTCGCGTTCCGAATTAACGGTACAAATCTTGTTTTAAAGGTATTTTTTCCGCAATTCGAGAAGGTGGCAGAAGAAGAGGCGGGGATTTATAAGGAGCTTGCCGGAAATCCATTCTTCCCTACTCTTCATGAGGCGGGAAGCAATTATCTGGTCATGGATTATGTTCGGGGCATGACGCTATATCAATGTTTGGTAAATGGCATGCCGATTGCCGCCGGCTATATTGATGAGGTCGATCATGCTCTTAAGCTTGTAAGAGAAAAAGGCCTGAACCCGTCTGATATACATCTGCGCAATATCATTATCACTCCTGAGGATGAAGTCAAGCTTATAGATGTGGCTCGATTCCGACAGGCGAAGCAATGTTCTCAGTGGGAAGACC
This window of the Mesobacillus jeotgali genome carries:
- a CDS encoding sporulation protein, whose product is MLLRKYMSLLGVGSAQIDLILEKDVLIPGDPVNGKFLIKGGTVDQDLQLIECALVMVNLKTEAETVLDKVLFDVQLRIQPDGDDMVPFSFLLPLDVPPSSKDISYHFKTKLVFKQGVESWDEDMIKVVKG
- a CDS encoding protein kinase family protein, whose translation is MNHYKHLADSVVYSTRGLKAALIHKAPSLKLIGEGRSAFAFRINGTNLVLKVFFPQFEKVAEEEAGIYKELAGNPFFPTLHEAGSNYLVMDYVRGMTLYQCLVNGMPIAAGYIDEVDHALKLVREKGLNPSDIHLRNIIITPEDEVKLIDVARFRQAKQCSQWEDLKSAFYKYYRHERFPKKMPEPAMNLIAYFYKKGLLPSIN
- a CDS encoding FbpB family small basic protein; the protein is MKRIQLSFDELVKKNKEELLADQKRIEIIEKRLDDKYTNTKK